From Sander vitreus isolate 19-12246 chromosome 5, sanVit1, whole genome shotgun sequence:
agttttaatataatatactgtatgtatcacGCTGGTTGTAAATCTCTCATTAAGTTACTAGGAATAGATATCACattaacaattaaaataatatacAGCTTCAAATGTACATTTTCCAATGCAGGGTCAAATGGGGTTGTACAGTTACAAGCTTGTATTTTTGTTACAGGATCAAAGGCACTAGACCTAATTTCATCTGTAATCATGTTGAGAAATTGATCCTGTCCCCACAAAAAAATCCTCATCCTAAAAGATGTAGTAAGACATACTTCAAGCCAGTGTGATTTAAAACGACTCAAGTAATTCTTTCTAACCATTTCTGTGGATAATTTGCTTTTTGCAttcacacatttaaatgttaacaatgCTTTCCCACCAATTGAAAGATACTATAAACCACTAGCTGCAGTTCAAATCCCTACAATAATTCCACACTAACATCAAAAAGATGGATTTGGTCTTGACATCAGACATTAATCAGACTTTGAAACTTCAACGTGATGCAAGAACAAAACCCATTTATCAATACATATTGTACGTTACTGAGACAGATTTCAAACTATATCTGAAAAACTGTGAAGTGACTCAAAGAGACTAAGACATGATTTTAATATACTCGATATCTCGTTTCCAATTCTGTGTGTTGGTTGAGTCCCTGAGATATTGCTGCCTGtctgcattttctgctattTTTATGATGACTTTTTGATAcagtgctcacacacacacacacacacacacacacacacacacacacacagaaaaagaggtCCTGATGTCAAACTATTGCCACTATGGGACGGTACCTTAATGAAACAAACTAGATCTatgatttcaacattttggatgGAAAATGGAATAAATAAATCTTACTGTGAACAACCATCTAACATCTTGAGGATTTTTACAAATTAGAAATACAATGTTTGCATCGCCCAACCCCTTTCCTACTTCAGTAGTTTCAAAAAAGGGGAATACATGTTTGTGGACAAACCTGTGTAAGAATGGTAACCCCCAGGTTATTCACAAGGatagaaataaacaaacatacataaaataGGATTATTCATTTAGCAAAAGCATTGACAATGCTTATCCAAACACCAAAAATTCAAACCCCAACTTGGGAGTTTCTCAAAAATAGCTGAGGTGTAGAATTAGGCCAGCATTTAGAAAACCATGGACATCTCTCTGATAACTTCCTCACAGATGTAGCAAAAACCTTTCAATTAAAGCCTTGAGACAAGCATAAAGAAAAATAGTTGTTTGGTTGATTTGCGTAAGCTCCAAGTCAACTGTCCACACCTCTGAGGATTTGTAGGTATTCTGTAACTAAAATCAACTCAAGCATTTAAAATACGGTTTTCAAATCTAGTTTTGTCTCCCATCTGACAATAGAGTTGTAAATACCCAGTAGTTGTGTTACTGCAGATGTGTACAGCATTCTGACATCAACTGCAGCTGGTTGGAAAacatcccctccctccccctcatcCTTGCTGCTCCCTACTGGTCCCCGGTGCGTTCCAGGCCGTCTATGACGCGGCTCAGCCGGATGTTAAGCAGCCTGATCTGAGTGTCCAGGTGGTCGATTTTCTCTTCCAGTGAACCTGCCCCACCTCCTCGACGCCAGTACGCTCCCACAGGCCCCGTCATGAAGTACACCACCATAATGAAGCAAAGTGGCAGCACCGCACGCTCAGGGTCGCCCTCAAACTTCTGCAGGATATAGAGACAGGACAGGGCAAAGAGCGTGACACGTGCTAGCCAGAAGAAGCGGCCGAACACAGCGTGCAGCAGGTAAAAGAAACCCCCCAAGAACATGGAAAGGAACCAGTAGGCCACAAGTACGGCGGCAACCAAGAGCAGGGCGCGTGCCGGAGAGTTGGTGAGAGATGTGGGGCTGAAGTAGTGGCTGAGGTTTGAGGCTACAGAGggacaaaagagagaaaagaggattTTAGTCTTACAATACGACCCTTTCTTTGTGCCCATGTTTCATTGTTACAAATGTCATAATCAAGTTAAAACTTACAGTCGATGCCCATGACATCCAACAAATCTGACCAGATCTTCCAGATCGTGTCGAGAAAAGAGTCCACTCCATGGACAAACCGCTCAGTCGTTTTGgagaaaaactataaaaaattaaaaaaaaatgatgatcaacattttttagtcaagagctattgtacagtatacagatGAATCATTCAGAACATTGTAATGGAACCAAGCCTACAGTGAAAGCCtatagtaaaagaaaaaaggagaggtGTCAACCAATACATGAAGAGAACAGCAGTGTAGTAGTTTAAATCCGTACAGTTGTGCAATAACCATTGATGACGAGATCATTCTTCAATCTATTGTCAACAAGAAAGCCACTCTATGCTAATGATAGCTTTCTTTAGGTACTATTTCACAGTACGGTCAGCCAAAAAGctttgttagcatgttagcattgtccaCATTTAATACACATTTCACAActattaaagcgtaactctcgccaaaatgcaacctagggtctttttgtgaatgtacccgaaactttcgtttaaaagcatatgttcgtttttcggtcaaatggccttttgaatgggagtaataggggcacttttatgctagcctcaaaatagctgtttttaaaacactaagaaggctcgacacaacatgaaactttgctcgaagtatcaccagggtctctacaccttaacgaaagcattgacaacattgattgtgtacccagagtttactaaaaagagaggttttgaacaactcaccatagctctgttgtttccggccgctaccacctcggcagtcaaaacgagtcgatatcaaaacaagtagccacagatttagtatatcccctgtgcaccggtgtagttaaggtgtagagcccctggtgatacttggagcaaagtttcatgttgtgtcgagccttcttagtgttttaaaaatagctattttgaggctagcataacaGTGCCCCTaatactcccattcaaaaggccagcGCTCTGACTATAAATGGCCTATGTGGCTTTAAATCAAAACAGGGCTTACCAATTCTTCAACCAACCAACTCTCATTTTGAAATGGACAGACAACTACTGTAAACTATTAATACAACTGTTATAAGGCTGATCACGTGCCATTTTCACACTGAAAGCAGACTCTTCATAGGAAGCAATACATGCTACTGCCTACACACTTTAATAGCCCTTTCTCACAGCTTATCATAGCTAAAAAACGCGTAAGTGTAAATTGATTGCAACttgtattaatgatattaacTTAGTTACAACTGCTGTATTTAACAAGTCACAATATCCCTCACGACAAAGGTCAATGTCACTTGGAAGTCATCATCAGTTAAAGGCAGACTTACTAAAGAATATAGTAAACTACATCTGTGATGATCATCTCAGCCTTGGCTTTGTAGACGAGTCACAAGACGAGGAGTTAGGTGTATTGTGTGCAACTGATGCCCACTGTTTCTCCATAACTTGACTCAATTTGCATGTTGTAATCGGTAAAGCAGACAAACTGTGAAACACAAACTTTCATTGTCCATCAAGTCCACATCGGCATATCTAAATGAGGACATTCTTTAATTTTTTTCGATGAAATAGCTAAAACTGCTACAGTCAGACAGTGTATAACATGTGTGTCGTGGAGACTCACATATGTCACTTTTGTTTGCTAGGGCGGCTACAAACAGGAAATAACATTAGATTTCAAATGCAGGGAGTGCAGCTGAACCAGAGCACAAGCTAATGTTTCCCTAGCAAAAGCAGCTTTCTAATGATTTAGAGTGGTGGTGTGCGATACTGTAAAATTTGGTatgatccgataccaagtaaatacgGGCCAGTATCACCAATACCAACGTTCGTATAGATATTATCGATATATGGATCGATCCACCCACCACTAATTTAGAGATGAAGTCGACAAAAAGAATCAGCTGTTATAGCCTGGACCAACGGGGCTCACATTACGTTACAGCCATCTGTGAGGCGACATTTGATGCACTTGCTGATGGACTCAGAACAATGAATGGGGAAATTGGTTGCACAGCAAATTATAGATTTTAAGTGTTACTGCATGAAAACATAACGTTACCTAATTTTATTGTTCAACTGACATCTAACGTTATAGATGGATAAAACATGGCAAATtatggcaatttttttttttcaaaatggcatCCGTGAAATTGTTGGTCAGGGGCCCCGGCGCGCTTGTTTCCGCCACAGTCAGACCACAAAAACGCCTAGCTTCTACAAGCcgcaaaaaaaactgttatctTGCCAAAAGTCTCACACTCACCTTGTATAACCCTCTAATGTTGTCCTCTCCGAAAACACTGCTCAGAGTCTGGTAGATGCCGTTAGCTGCCCGTCGGAAGCTGTTCTGGTTGCTGGTCCTGCTCCTGGCCGCTTCGGCTGCGCACAGCAGAGACGCAGAAATCACAAAGAAAACCACAAAAACCCTGATTCCCTTCATGGCACCAAACGTCCCGAGATGTCAAGCGGAAATGTGTATCAAAATGGTTCAATTAAACGCAAGGTAAGCCT
This genomic window contains:
- the bri3bp gene encoding BRI3-binding protein yields the protein MKGIRVFVVFFVISASLLCAAEAARSRTSNQNSFRRAANGIYQTLSSVFGEDNIRGLYKFFSKTTERFVHGVDSFLDTIWKIWSDLLDVMGIDSSNLSHYFSPTSLTNSPARALLLVAAVLVAYWFLSMFLGGFFYLLHAVFGRFFWLARVTLFALSCLYILQKFEGDPERAVLPLCFIMVVYFMTGPVGAYWRRGGGAGSLEEKIDHLDTQIRLLNIRLSRVIDGLERTGDQ